TTCCACATGAAACTGGCTCATGAGCCCCTAAAAGTCAGGTTTAGAATCATTAATACCGAGGAAAACAAATTATATCCTTATCTTAGTGTtaatttttaatgactttttgttTTAACAAACCGAAGGAGATGAAGATATAATGAATATAAAGGGAAATTCCAAGATCTCTTTGtctttaaatgaatgaaaattgttGAATGGAttaaatagaatggaatagaatagaatagaatagaatagaatagaatagaatagaatagaatagaatactaaaACGCCAATATTTCAGAAAACAAAAATAGTGCAgacctaaaattacaaaaacaaaaaatataagatAATAGAATacggaatttttaaaatgtaagataagaatagagctaagtagaataaaaaaaaaaaaaaagacgtacaatatgaatagacacaatatttacaatattaacagtatgtgaggATGTTCAGGGTCATGACATCTTTTTAAGGAGATAAAAGTTCACTGTGATGTGAAATGAACAGAGAGTTTCATACCTGGTGACCGTGAAGTCCTGAACCCTGCAGATGCTGAATCTTATCTTTAAGACGGTCCTGCAGTTTCTCGAATGACAAACCTTTCAGCCAATCACTGGTTCCCATTTTACGATACTGTGGCTAAAAATGGGACAAACACAAAGCATCACACAGTTAATAACCtcttcaaaaacaaaaatacacacaagttTTAAAATGTTGAACCTTTATCAAGGTTATGCTGAACTAATCTGAGTTTACACAACAGTCCATTAGTAAagaaaatcatggtcatgtgttGGGGAACGATGTTAAATCTATAGTTTTTTAAATAAGAATTTAAGTGAGTTTCTATGGAACAATAATTCATATTTAAACTACATTAAGTGTTATTATTTTCtacattcacattttagtgtgcTATTGATACAGCATTATGCAACATGTTAATGTGCAGTAAAATGTGTAAACGTAATGcatgaaaatatataattttattgGTACTACTGTGGTTACACTGAATTAATCTGAGGTTACGATACAATCCATCACTAATGCAAGTCAGTGTCATGTGTTGGAAAATAATGTTGAATCCAGTTTTGTTATGAGTGTTTATGTGAATTCCAATACAAAATATGAATTATCATTTTCTACTCATTAAGATCATCTTTTGTTGCCCTATTGACACAGCATTACGGGACATTTTAATGTGAGATCATGAATCAAGACGCTCAGCGACAGTAATGTCAAACAACACTAGGTAGCCCATTATGTATGAATTACTGATTGAATGCACGCACATATAACTTAGGTAATAAAAATTACGACATTTAAGGAAAAGTTTAAGGTTAAATTTTAAGTTTAAGTATGGGATAGTGAATGAATCTGTGAAACTGAATATAATTAACAATGCATCGCCTAATAATCTCCACAGACATCAGCAACCATTAAATCCCTTTTTATCACTCCAGTTAGATAAGAATGAAACATCCTGTTGGCTGAGACATATATTTGTGGATATGTGACATTTGTAAGTGTCAACATGTGTTTCAAAGGATAAACACTTCTAGACTGGAAAGACTAACATATACTGCAAAGGTCAAAATGAGGGAGTTTTACAAAGTCTGGGAACCATATATGAATATCATAACTGATGGAAACATGCAATCTATTTGATTTTTGAGGATGATCATTATAATTATTTGAAGTTATTTtatcctcattattattatttttttaactaaTAATTTTATTATTGCCGGTATTTCTGTTACCACTGTTATGGGGGAACATCTTAATTTATCGTGGTTcaagttaaatgtgtgtgtgtgtatatgtgggtaTGTATGTCTGATGTGTTTGTATAAtgttgaaaaaaagttaaaagccaATAAGTATATTCTACAAAAAGAATAAACACTTTAATTTACTAACGCAAATCCTGTTTTTCTGTTGAGATTTACTCAGGAGTCAAAGCCCAAACTTAGCACTGGCATAGATATTAATGAACTCTTGGTCAACTGCTTTAGTCATTACTGACTTGGACTGACTGCACTGGCGTTCATCAGTAGATCACCTGCAGAACTGGACACTCCCATCAGCTCTGTTTCTGCACTCATGCTAATTTGTGCTACTCGGTAAAACTGAATCTAAGACATTATTTGTGCAAACGGTGCTGCAAATTTCTAGATATGTCATTTTGTTTGTGGTGTGTGTGACATTTTCGTGCTTTCCGTACCTTCAGGTCGATGTGCACGGGCGTTAATAAATACGCGTGGGCTGCCTGCTTCATTTCATTCAGAACAGACAAACAGCGCTCCTGTACGTCACCTGGGAACAGTTGGCTCTTTGTGATGAGGAAGTCTCTACAAAACCAAGAAGAGTCACATCACTTTACATTCTGCTCAGTTGTGTTCTCTGCCCTCCTATCAGACTGAGGTTGTTCTTATCACACAAACCTCGACTGTAACAGGTTATAATGTTGACATGGAAAATGTACCTGAAATGTTCGATACAGTCGAGGTTCGCCTTAATGATGGGCGCACTGTTCGCTTTGTTTTGCCTCGTGACCTCTTCCTGGAAGCTCTTGTACCTGCAAgagttaaatgtttttatttcactgttaatCACAACATATGAGACTAAAAACCTTTAacacaacacttttaatgctAGAATATCAGCTGTGTTACCTCTGTAGTAACTCTTTCAGGTGGTTTGTGATGGTCTGGGCCTTGTGCTGATCTGCCAGAACTGTTTCAGCTGAAGTCACTGCACCGTTGATGAACTAAAGGAGACAAAGAACCACAAAAACTGCACTTCAAGCACTTACTGTGGAAAACCTAAGATAATTTGAACATCAACTACACTGAATTATATATAGCAATAAACTTACAGACAATGCAAAAGTGCCTGGGTgcttgtttaaaggggtcatattttgctaaacccacttttattagtctttggttcatttatttgagtatttagaccctaatagttcatacagtttgaatttgaaccctccaggtgctgctaaACTATCTCTATATTCATTCCTGCCAAAACTGAGTGGATTCCTACAACCcgctttaattcctgcttaatttgttacgttttgtaactagttacgtcacgacatttgcacatataaggtcaagacttacgacgaacatttctctgagtacgacataattatttatcagcagcagtgaaaagtaaaaactgaaaatatgtcaaaatttcgagctgatgacctaaaatgttcagttgttggtagtattaatgaacacatgtggctgaacaggacagaaagcacaatcaacaacctggagggggcggggcctgaagtggctcatgtgcatttaaagggccagcactcaaaaccacctttctggtgtcattactcagaaatagggttgaagatggacctgtggagctgaattaatgaagaattcagacctaagcaaagcatttacagtttatgcagaccacagggaaatgttctaaaatgcataattccatttaaaaaagcaaaatatcactcctttaagatctATTCTTATAGCACCAACAGATTTAAAGACATTCACAAAGAGCAATAGGTTATTTATACACACACCGATCAGCCATAACACTTGGACCACTGACTGAAGTGTTAATAACATTAATTTTTTCATTCCAATGGTACCTTTCACTGAGTTGGACAGCAAGTAAACATTCAGTCAAGGTCAAGgacatctttatttatatagcacatttaaaatgatgcaaagtgtccaaagtgctgtacaaaccAGAcacaaaactagtaaaataagaatagtcCTTGAAAAATGGTCCTTGAAGCTGACGTGTTTGAAGCAGCAAAATAATCatcataaggaactgagtgactttgaccaggtctatactgtaacggtgatgactgggtcagagcatctccacaactgcaggtcttgttgagtGTTCCTGATCTGCAGTGGTTagaactgaccaaaaatggactaaggaaggacacaATATTATTAATGTTccatagatgctggattggtAGAGATccggttgttctttagatactttagGTCAGTTCTAACTACTTCATGGACTGCACTTACATAGCACTTTTCCACACCTTTGTGGTTTATAAAGCCTCATTTTCACcattccacacacacactcatacaccactgGGCAGCTGCAAGGCACTACCAGGCCctgctgggagcaatttagggttcagtgtcttgcccaaggacacttcaacatgtgcactgcaaaaatcaaaatcttaccaagtgtatttttctcatttctagtcaaaatatctcatcacacttaaaataagacctgaagagtaacttttcagtgatataagagcttatttttagacaacagatcttgaaaatcttatttcaagaaatcttatcaagatacttctcacttgttccattggcatattttttttttgcttgaattaagcaaaaaaaaaaaaaaaaaatcttgaattaagcaaaaaaatctgccagtggaacaagtgagaagtatcttgataagatttcttgaaataagattttcaagatctattgtctaaaaataagttcttatatctcactgaaaagtcactcttcaggtgattatgtcttattttaagtgtgatgagaaatttttactagaaatgagaaaaacacacttggcaagatttggatttttgcagtgtggacagtcagagccaggattcgaaccactgatgacctgctctaccaactgagcgcCTGCCAACCCTaacactttacactgggaatgaacacGATCTGGAGATGCTCTAACCCAGTTATCTGGACAATATCTCCCTTGTCACTCTTGCCATTTTGTCATTTCCAGCACATTAACTTGGAGGTCTGTATGTCCATTTATAGCCtaatatatccacccactgacaaTAAAGTGTTTAAAATACTTCCTGCAACTCAGTGCTTTTAGCATTTACAACTTCTGTTATTAATTTAACCACGACAGAAAAGCTTCACAGACAGAAAACTCTGCTTCCTAGATGTCCTTGTTGGTTAATCTTTCTCTCAAATGTTGCCTTTAATAAATATGTGAAACCAGATGGAGGATACGGTTCATGAGCAGCTTCTACTTCCTTGTTTTTTACAAAAGTTATGGGTGAAGATCAGTGATGGAGCTTTTATTTTCTACTTTAACTCATACAAAGTTAAGTTTACTTATGTACctatatttgatttgattttatatacGTATGATTCTTTCTACAGGTCTTTTACTTGAAATGTAACATTATAAGTTACTGTATTGGTTACTTTAGTGAAAGATCTGAACAGTTCTTCCACCTCATTACCTGGATGATGTCGATGGCCACAGGACTGACGTAGCAGCCGTCCTCATTTTTCGGTTCTTCTCCATTCAGCCACATCTGCCGCGCTCCCTCCAGAACCCGGTCGATGTATTTAGTCAACTCAGCCTAAAGCGAGAAAACCATGCAGCTGTTACAACACAAACCTACAGATCTAATGCTGCATGAAACTACTAAAACGACACCTGGAACTAAACTTTGAACCTAACTAGAGTATGTTTTTAGTAATATTGGTAAATGTACAAGATGGCTCTGGTTACCTGGTGTTTGTTCAGGTACTGCTCCTCCAGAGGTTTCAATAAATCTTCAGGCAGTAGTTTTCCCAAAGCTTTAGTGTTGATGTTAGCGGTGATCTGTGGTTTCTGAAGGATTCTGACACACAAAGCAAGAATCACAGTCACTTTCATATAAGTCTCTAGACCagatatttgcacatatttatACTATAGAAAACCAAATTCAACATATTacacactggaagaaaactccaaggactctctttaagtattaaaatgcctttatttttatggtatggtcatatatagaccttaaaaaacacttttttaaaggtctatatatgaccatgccatgagaataaaggcattttaatgctttaaaagagtgccttggagttttcttccagtttgtcatctactttatgaatccctttttccaaagagcacctcgaacacaCTATTTTATGGTCCTAGAAGCACTCCTttccatgaatttttaaaaatattacacatCTGGACACATTCCATTcaaatgcatctaaaaaaaaacaatatgaaaaggTTAAAACGTGAACAGTTTAGTAACTGCAATAACTTTACACAAAGTTATTGCTGCTTAAAACTCACTTTTTGGCACTGGCTTTTAATGAGTTGAGCTGGACATTTCACTTATCTTAGAGTTTTAAATGATTGTCTTTagtgtttatatttattgttttaatattttaatgcatGAACCATGTGTCAGTATTGTTTgattctatttattgtcttttacttgtattctgttttatgattatgtacagcactttgttttcaaatgtgcaataTGAATAAACCTGGACCTtgatcaaaacataaaaaactcacttatttaagactgcttttaatgtttaattgttttatattcatatacctgccttttgcacctgctttaatatgtttttaatgtgtttggtttctgtttttacctgctttatgtaaagtgtctttgatttccatgaaaagcgctatacaaataaactgtacaattattattattactattattactattatatttaCTCAAAGAAAACTTGAAGCTAATTTTACATATGATTGTTAAAAGCTGTATCCATCCATGTCATCCCTTCTAATCTGCTTCATGCTGTTCTACAGTATTTCACCTTGTTATTCTCTACATTCTACACACAGAGATCTGCTGTAACTTGCCTCCAATAAAACCAGCTGTTTATGAATTCCAGGATGTGACTAGCCTATATACAGATTACCCGAGAAAATGAAACCTTTCTTGTGTTGTGGTTTGTCTGGTTTTGTTCTGTGCATGCAgtaatttaaaatacattttctcctTCAGTGGATTTTTCCAGTGTTGACATGACCTGCTGTTTTAACCGTCAATCAGCATGTAACATTAACCAACTGCCAGTTAAGAACAGGATACCGGCAGGTTGGGAGAAGCCAAATTTAtgacattttaagacatttttcatgaTATCTTTGGataaatttaagaccttacattcacattcatagttattgtgttgaaccagtcttaaccatgtttcagtccattacatTTCCATTTGCCCATGAGTAATGTGTCCACTACTGACGACCttaaaacagggatgtcaaactcattttagttcaggggtcacattcatcccaataagatctcaagtgggtcagaccagtaaaagaatgacggtgaaaaaagtaaaattatattacgataatatatactgtacatctacaacatttccttaaaaacctgaggaacaacttgaaatgtcttaagaaaaacaggtgtaattttaacaatattctgcctcagtttatcatttacacatgtgcgttacaattacaaatacacaaaacatttagtaacaggcagaatattggtgaaactgcatttacttctcttaagacatttcaggttgtgcatatttgtttaggttattcacattttcggtaaaaggatagtttgttaatgtaaaaattttcaggtaatttgacggttttacactaaaacaaagatcaaatctgcagttgtcattatttataggttattatgataacattttacaggtctgacccaattgagaattagtctgaatgtggaacctgagttaaaatagtttttacaacactgattgttaatatttttagtgtaactttgcatttcccaaattcatcctacaggctgtattggaccctttggtgggccggatttgacccccgggccacgTTTGACCCCTGTGCCttaaaatatttgaaataatGAAGGTCAGATTCTGAGTGAAAATAAAGATGCAGCAGAATGTAAAAACACTAATAGAGTCAACTCCTAAatgtacatacatatgtgtaACCTGAATATATTCTCCAGACAGCATTAGTGAGCCCAGTGTCTTAGTTTTATCTTGTTGTTTATCATTTAATTATACATTAAGCATCTATGGAttacacattttcatttgttcagtgATCTATACTGTATTTTCATGAATCCTTAATCATTGTGGTGGAAACTCTCAGCTTCATCTGGAGCATAATGATCATATGATTTCAGAAGACAGTGGTTATTTATAATTGACATCTGTAGAGGGTTCAGAGTGTTGTGATGAGTTAATTTTTAAAACCACTGGACGTTCTAAAGTCATGTGATTCAGGTCAGTGTTTTTTAACTGTTTAATTTCCTGTTGAACTTCTCAAATGATGTGATGACTGTCTGGAGGACAAGAGTTTCTTTAAAAACTACACACCACAATGAGAAAAACTGAGTTCTGTTTTGTCTCTATATTGTACAATACCTTATCTCAACACACGGCTAGTGTTTTGTGTCCAAATTAAATACAGATATTGCCTGTTTCCATAAAAATTAACAGCGTGAAACTTAAACACAGTATTTCTTCTATTTTATGAAACTTCCAAACCTTATACATGTAAAAGTATGCATTACAAGGAAAAATTagtatgaaaactatgaagtatTTGTGTAGTAAAATGGTTCCTGTCTGTGTTTTACTGTTAATAAATGACACCTTTGATCCGTTTCAGTGCTAGACATGTTTAAGTTGAGTTAATAAGAACAACCTGGTAaaagtttaatctacagcaatgcatcatcaCATGTTTGTAGCATAGTAGTCCCATGAGAACCACATTTCATGAGTTCAGATAAACAGgctttgtgatgatgcattttccagtgagttgaaGAAGGTTGTGTAAACTTAAGGCGGAAGTAAATTTTACAACACTTCTTCCTTAAGTTTATGACAGTTGTTATTGgagatatgtggttttcactggaaagGAACGGGATGAGGAATAGTAATCTGAAAAGGAACTATAGCTCTCAGACAGTTTAACGAggtaaaagtacaatatttacctctgagattcagtggagtagaagtataaagctGCCTAAAATCCAAACACTCGTACTTGTTCTGAAGTACTATACTTTAGTTAAAGTACTGGACTGAGGTAATGAGCTAACTACCATCTTAACATCAAATACAGAATTTTAATCCCTCCGCAGCCATTAACCTGAATGTGATGTCCATATTAAATATAATGTGACTTACTCTGGATAGAACTCATTCACCAAGCGTAGGAGAAAAGTGCAGTCCTGGTCACCCAGCCCAAAGTCTGCAATCTTTCTGAGTCTTGTGCTGAGGGTTTGGTGGTACAACTTAGCATAAAAATTACAAATGTCCATCTCAGGTGGGTAGCAGCCCTTCACCCTCTCCACCACAGTGAGCAGGTCCTCCTTCAGCTGCCGGCCCATGCTGCACACATCAGCCTGGATGGACGAGTGCCGCACCTGGTCAGCAGGAGGTGTCGAGGGGTTGTCCAGACGCTCCTCCACCAGGACTCGGAGCGCTAAGTCGTGGCGGTTCCTCCACCCGCTGGGCCTCCATTGTGGTGGCGTTCGACTCCTCTGCGCCCACCGCtggtcctgctcctcctcctgacaGACGGCCTTCACAGCAGACGTTAAAGCCTCAGAGCTGATGTCCTGTGGGCTCAGAGACAGACTCAAGGCCTGCAGGATGGGGCCCTCCAGGGCTTTGTGGTTTGCAGCGAGCTTGTTTACTTCATCCTCCCAGCCCCGAAGAGGCTCTGCTTCTGTTATCGCCAAAAACAGATCATCTTCTCTCTCTATCAGCAACTGGCTGGCATCAGACAAGTGGAGGTCCTCAAGATTCTGCTCAAATGTGCGGGTCACTGCAGAAGAAAGATAAAATTCTGTTGTTGTTCTTTTGATGAATGGTTTTGTTCTTTTGATTTGCTATTTGATCTGCAGGTGTATAATTATTTCAGTTAGCATTATCATCATTTTCTCACATCATCACAGTCATCTGTTAATTTTGATttattaaaaatttgaaaaaatacttGGGAGGGAGTGCTTCTGGACAACCATGAATGGTTGAAACAGATTATAGTTTGAAGGAGAGTTTTGAAACTGCtcagaaaaaagggaaaaattatCCTTAtaataaaagaggaaaagaaactcTCTTCTAATTGCAACTTAAGTAAAATTCCACTGGGAAATTCATATATATCATGATATGATCACAATAACAGACAGGAAAAAAGAGTACATCCCCACAACAATTGTACAATGTTTGGAAATTTTCAGGATAAAAAGTAGTTCTTAAATGCTGCTTTGGGAACGTGACATAATGGAATGATGAGCTAttattttttaaactaaaactctGGCTTATTAAACTTTACCACCAGCCTGACAAACTTTTCTGAGGACTGAAAAACAACAATACAAacttttcacaaatattttttttactctagaagatttttttttattattattattattcgtttCTTCATGGAAACACAAATCTGAACTCTACCTTCACTTACTCTGGATGATCTTGAAATTCATAATGCAGTGTTATGTAGTTTTATAAATAATGGTCTCACAAATTTACTCAAAAGTTTAGAAATACATTTCTTTGATGATACTTCTATTTTGACAAATTCTTTCTGAGATCTTCACTCAGTACCTTAGTTGCTTTAAAATAAAAGCTTTTTTCAACCACTTACAGAACcacaaaaatatacacataaaccATCATAATACTGACAAAGGTAATATAATGTGACTTTATATGTTTTTTACGTGGCTTCTAGTTCAGTGTTTGTAGCTTGAAACTTTAAATCTAGCTGAATATCTCAGTCTATGTCTGATATTAATGAAATGATAGAAGTTACTTGTGTGGTTCTGATGAAGTTAACTAACCTTTGGGTGGCTCATCTTCCCTGGGTGAAGGGCGTCCATCTGTTGTAGCGATGTTCTCAGCAGGTGGACTTCTTCCTCCGAAAAACTTCTGAAATTTCGGAAATTTAATCCTCCTTCCTCCCGTGGTTCTGTCACTTTGATCCGGGCTACATTTGCCCTTGAACCCGTCACCGGACTCTGCGGTTCCTGACCGAGTCCGCATCGTTGTCAGGGCTGAGAAACGGGAGTAACAGTCTGAGAAGGGCGATGAGAAATCTGTGGAatctatagaaataaaataaagaggaaatacTGGTCAATAAAAAGTGACATAAAACTACATACTTATACATACTAGTTTAACTGCAACATGCTATTTCAACTAAGCTAGCTAGCTAACCAATTTGTTAGCTACTTTGGcgcaaaatgtttacatttttcttttatttttattccagCAAATAAATGCAGCTGAATTTTAGTTATAAGTCAAAACAatttaaattacaataaaaacacGACTGTCTGATATTTAAGACAACGAAAATCGAGaaagtttcctgaaaaattcacTACCGCTGACAGCTGGTTAGCCATTTCCGGAGttctattttcaaaataaaactaatttttaAAGTATCCCGTCAGTATTAATCAGTCTGTTATGTTAAAGTTATTCATCAGGTGGACCACAGCATTTTAAACTACTATAACAGTATTTTATTgggatttaaacacaaataaaacctaAAATCTTAGCGTAATAATTCACTCGCTGCTTTCAATTTCCggtattttcaaaataaaatgctaacAACTTCAAGAATGAAAATTAAAGTAgaaaaattaaacaacaaaatggCAAAGAGACAGAGTGTTGAACAGTTTCAGTGTAGAGAAGTTCATCATACTCATAATAGTACATTTAATTCAAACAAATAATTTAttcataaagaaaaacaaataaaagtgacGAAAACCACCAACACCAattaactgtaattaaaagagtTGCATGAATAGGCTACAAAGCCTTTCTTAAGAGTAAGCAGAGCATAAAATCCTTAGCTAACATGGACATGAGATGGAATGATTATTTAAGTAAAACGCTCAGAGTCCAGTCATaacaaatcatcatcatcatacccATAATAGTACATTTAGACACATAAAAGTTGACACATTCCTATTTTTGCTGAATGAATACAATAGAAACTATATAAAACACCACGGAGAAATGTTTTATAAGTAATAACTGAACAGCAAACATTCGACACAAGATGGAACTGAGTTTTAAACACACAGTGCGATCCAATGCATCCTCTAAAACGAGCAGAATATAATGCAGTTGTAATGTTCTGGGAACTATTGTATGACGGCAAACACTCACACTAGTCCAGACAAGAATGAATGATCAGCAGTGCAGTTCTTTCTGTATAATTCAGCTACTCACCCTGATCACACAGTCGCTGCTCTGTCAGTAACTAAAGCTGTTGTGAGTCACTGGATCTTTTAAAGGAGTAGAAGCTCC
This portion of the Sphaeramia orbicularis chromosome 22, fSphaOr1.1, whole genome shotgun sequence genome encodes:
- the tnfaip2b gene encoding tumor necrosis factor alpha-induced protein 2 isoform X1: MFSTLRSFCTCTSSRDTDSTDFSSPFSDCYSRFSALTTMRTRSGTAESGDGFKGKCSPDQSDRTTGGRRIKFPKFQKFFGGRSPPAENIATTDGRPSPREDEPPKVTRTFEQNLEDLHLSDASQLLIEREDDLFLAITEAEPLRGWEDEVNKLAANHKALEGPILQALSLSLSPQDISSEALTSAVKAVCQEEEQDQRWAQRSRTPPQWRPSGWRNRHDLALRVLVEERLDNPSTPPADQVRHSSIQADVCSMGRQLKEDLLTVVERVKGCYPPEMDICNFYAKLYHQTLSTRLRKIADFGLGDQDCTFLLRLVNEFYPEILQKPQITANINTKALGKLLPEDLLKPLEEQYLNKHQAELTKYIDRVLEGARQMWLNGEEPKNEDGCYVSPVAIDIIQFINGAVTSAETVLADQHKAQTITNHLKELLQRYKSFQEEVTRQNKANSAPIIKANLDCIEHFRDFLITKSQLFPGDVQERCLSVLNEMKQAAHAYLLTPVHIDLKPQYRKMGTSDWLKGLSFEKLQDRLKDKIQHLQGSGLHGHQGLMSQFHVEVTAEYVKRLLKGEVKLKDRQQQEKAYLTVKDNAEKLHSLFMQMGSQEVWLRDVLIRIAEVLKLQDLAAIQVHVALLGTDYPDLSEKHVTSLLKLKTNLTKANRRTVKETLMETVKEASVEGTRPFFCRVQVK
- the tnfaip2b gene encoding tumor necrosis factor alpha-induced protein 2 isoform X2, whose amino-acid sequence is MRTRSGTAESGDGFKGKCSPDQSDRTTGGRRIKFPKFQKFFGGRSPPAENIATTDGRPSPREDEPPKVTRTFEQNLEDLHLSDASQLLIEREDDLFLAITEAEPLRGWEDEVNKLAANHKALEGPILQALSLSLSPQDISSEALTSAVKAVCQEEEQDQRWAQRSRTPPQWRPSGWRNRHDLALRVLVEERLDNPSTPPADQVRHSSIQADVCSMGRQLKEDLLTVVERVKGCYPPEMDICNFYAKLYHQTLSTRLRKIADFGLGDQDCTFLLRLVNEFYPEILQKPQITANINTKALGKLLPEDLLKPLEEQYLNKHQAELTKYIDRVLEGARQMWLNGEEPKNEDGCYVSPVAIDIIQFINGAVTSAETVLADQHKAQTITNHLKELLQRYKSFQEEVTRQNKANSAPIIKANLDCIEHFRDFLITKSQLFPGDVQERCLSVLNEMKQAAHAYLLTPVHIDLKPQYRKMGTSDWLKGLSFEKLQDRLKDKIQHLQGSGLHGHQGLMSQFHVEVTAEYVKRLLKGEVKLKDRQQQEKAYLTVKDNAEKLHSLFMQMGSQEVWLRDVLIRIAEVLKLQDLAAIQVHVALLGTDYPDLSEKHVTSLLKLKTNLTKANRRTVKETLMETVKEASVEGTRPFFCRVQVK